A single genomic interval of Acidiphilium acidophilum harbors:
- a CDS encoding site-specific DNA-methyltransferase — MIKKQKLELTWVGKENKPRLEPRILLEDTEMSYHAASRVSDDDIFDNRLIFGDNLLALKALEQEFSGKVKCVFIDPPYNTGSAFEHYDDGVEHSLWLSLMRDRLELIRRLLSEDGSLWITIDDNEAHYLKILCDEVFGRANFVANIVWQKKFAPQANVIGVSDSHDHILVIAKSKTDWRPRLLPRTDEADARYSNPDNDPRGPWMSDNFTISLTGGARGAQFARTGISPNIYEIETPSGRRLMPTQGRCWGTSKERFHEMVRENRIWFGRDGGNVPRVKRFLSEVQSGVVARTWWPREEVGDNQESKREAAQFNADNVFATPKPERLIKRILQIATWPGDIVFDSFAGSGTTGAVAHKMGRRWIMVELGEHCHTHIMPRLKKVIDGQDLGGITAAVGWQGGGGFRYFKLAPSLLEKDRFGRDVISNSYNAEMLAEALCKLEGFTYSPSDSVYWQQGASTDRDFIYVTTQTLGQEQLAHLSDDVGPDRSLLVLCSAFRGTSAAFPNLTVKKIPNHVRSRCEWGHDDYSLNVENLPKAPPKFVAMEDDGGAASVGLSKRQADLFGSEGGK; from the coding sequence ATGATAAAGAAACAGAAACTTGAACTAACTTGGGTGGGCAAAGAGAACAAGCCTCGGCTGGAGCCGCGTATCCTGCTTGAGGACACTGAAATGTCTTATCACGCGGCGTCTCGCGTCAGCGACGATGATATTTTCGATAACCGATTGATTTTTGGCGATAATCTGCTTGCCCTGAAGGCCCTGGAACAAGAGTTTTCCGGGAAGGTAAAATGCGTCTTTATCGATCCACCTTACAATACGGGTAGCGCATTTGAGCACTATGACGATGGCGTAGAGCACTCCCTTTGGTTGTCTCTCATGCGCGATCGTCTCGAATTGATCCGACGTTTGCTGTCAGAAGACGGATCTCTTTGGATTACTATTGACGATAACGAGGCGCATTACCTAAAGATTTTGTGTGACGAAGTTTTTGGTCGAGCTAATTTTGTCGCGAATATAGTCTGGCAAAAGAAATTTGCTCCTCAGGCGAATGTTATCGGGGTCTCTGATAGCCACGATCACATACTGGTTATTGCTAAATCAAAGACGGATTGGCGGCCTCGATTGCTACCACGCACTGATGAAGCAGATGCGAGATATTCGAATCCTGATAATGACCCACGCGGTCCATGGATGTCTGATAATTTCACGATTAGCTTAACCGGAGGTGCGAGAGGAGCTCAGTTTGCCCGGACCGGAATAAGCCCAAACATCTACGAGATCGAGACGCCCTCCGGCCGTCGGTTGATGCCAACACAAGGCAGGTGCTGGGGCACTAGCAAAGAACGCTTTCATGAGATGGTTCGTGAAAACCGCATTTGGTTTGGACGTGACGGTGGAAATGTGCCGCGCGTGAAGCGGTTTTTGTCAGAGGTGCAGTCTGGGGTTGTTGCACGTACTTGGTGGCCTCGTGAGGAAGTTGGTGACAATCAGGAGTCAAAGAGAGAGGCGGCACAATTCAATGCCGACAATGTCTTTGCTACACCAAAACCCGAGAGGCTAATTAAAAGAATACTTCAAATTGCTACTTGGCCCGGTGATATAGTTTTTGACTCATTTGCTGGTTCAGGAACGACTGGCGCTGTCGCCCACAAAATGGGACGTCGGTGGATCATGGTCGAACTGGGCGAGCACTGCCACACTCATATCATGCCGCGTTTGAAGAAGGTTATCGATGGCCAAGATTTAGGCGGAATCACAGCAGCGGTAGGATGGCAGGGCGGTGGTGGGTTCCGCTATTTTAAGCTCGCGCCTTCATTGCTTGAGAAGGATCGCTTTGGTCGCGATGTAATAAGCAATTCTTACAACGCCGAAATGCTAGCTGAGGCCCTTTGTAAGCTGGAGGGTTTCACCTACTCACCGAGCGACAGCGTGTATTGGCAGCAAGGGGCGTCGACTGATCGCGACTTTATTTACGTAACAACCCAGACGCTTGGCCAAGAGCAGCTCGCCCATCTGAGCGACGATGTTGGCCCTGACCGGTCCCTACTTGTCCTTTGCTCAGCGTTCCGAGGCACGTCAGCCGCCTTTCCAAATCTCACGGTCAAGAAGATTCCAAACCACGTGAGAAGCCGTTGCGAGTGGGGCCATGACGACTACAGCCTGAACGTCGAAAACCTGCCGAAAGCTCCGCCAAAGTTCGTCGCAATGGAAGATGACGGGGGGGCAGCGTCGGTTGGCCTCTCCAAGCGCCAGGCCGACCTGTTCGGATCAGAGGGGGGCAAGTGA
- a CDS encoding AIPR family protein: MPTPAEKLSHIEDALRRRFFPLVPKRTQNWTEAQHDIDRCSRSFAAYAICGLCAAEDAIGVGSLVDGGNDGGIDALMYDRVGNRLIVVQSKFKRPRDPANPQGAGPDQGETLKFTNGVKALIERRFDGFNSAIRDRLDEVEEALDTPGVKICLVLTFLGETLDRHASDDLTVLIAGSNKLAERMSLEIVGLSRTYDWLVTEQAPNTIDIEITLENWASITSPRKAIYGQIKGEELARLVGTHGTALFERNIRFYLGSIGVNAAIEDTVRWRPGEFFYLNNGLTAVAEKITPAAGTSARCVFGLKKVSIVNGAQTAGSITTASLSGAISPDAKLLITVIQIGTAVDDLGVKITRARNHQNEVRGVYFAALDPNQERLRQELAVVGIKYHYRPSAEARARRDDAFTLEEAAVALACLSFRIAHSRARPRPTHNAIDFVVTAKKEIGRLWEQDGTIYGQVFPPTLSGLRACRLVRIYRLVDRILAGSERSEAIYYRRMFFRHGRYFVMAFLAHRLPEVVQRPQVAISADDERTISQQTNELAELIYAQSVPQQTFKGYLSIFRNLTDSQPLADAVLDRLAEQAAALAAAPARLPPDTPA, translated from the coding sequence ATGCCCACACCTGCCGAGAAACTCAGCCACATCGAAGACGCGCTACGGCGCAGATTTTTTCCGCTGGTGCCGAAGCGCACTCAGAACTGGACAGAAGCGCAACACGATATCGATCGATGTTCACGTTCCTTTGCCGCGTATGCCATCTGCGGATTGTGCGCGGCCGAAGATGCGATCGGGGTCGGGTCGCTCGTCGATGGCGGAAATGACGGCGGCATCGATGCATTGATGTACGACCGCGTCGGAAACCGACTGATCGTGGTTCAGTCGAAGTTTAAGCGCCCGCGCGATCCTGCAAATCCGCAGGGCGCTGGGCCAGATCAGGGCGAGACCCTCAAGTTCACGAATGGTGTGAAGGCGCTGATCGAGCGACGGTTCGATGGGTTCAATTCGGCGATCCGCGATCGTCTTGATGAGGTTGAGGAAGCTCTAGACACGCCAGGGGTGAAAATTTGCCTCGTTCTGACGTTCCTGGGAGAGACCCTGGATCGCCATGCGAGTGATGATCTCACGGTGTTGATTGCGGGATCCAACAAACTCGCTGAACGCATGAGTCTTGAGATCGTGGGCCTATCGCGCACCTATGATTGGCTCGTGACCGAGCAAGCGCCGAATACCATCGATATTGAAATCACGCTGGAGAATTGGGCGTCGATTACGAGTCCGCGCAAAGCGATTTATGGACAGATCAAGGGTGAAGAACTGGCACGGCTGGTCGGAACGCATGGCACGGCGCTCTTTGAGCGCAACATCCGGTTCTACCTTGGCTCGATTGGCGTGAATGCGGCGATTGAGGACACTGTCCGCTGGAGGCCTGGCGAGTTTTTCTATTTGAACAATGGCCTCACTGCCGTAGCGGAGAAAATCACGCCAGCGGCGGGAACGAGTGCGCGATGCGTTTTTGGGCTTAAGAAGGTTTCGATCGTCAACGGTGCCCAGACTGCGGGCTCGATCACCACTGCATCGCTCTCGGGCGCTATCTCGCCTGACGCTAAGCTGCTGATTACGGTGATCCAAATCGGCACCGCCGTGGACGATCTGGGGGTCAAAATCACGCGGGCACGCAATCACCAGAACGAGGTGCGAGGGGTTTATTTCGCCGCTCTTGATCCGAACCAGGAACGCCTGCGGCAGGAGCTGGCCGTCGTCGGTATCAAGTATCACTACCGCCCTTCCGCGGAAGCGCGAGCGCGACGCGATGATGCCTTCACATTGGAAGAAGCTGCCGTTGCTCTCGCGTGTCTGTCTTTTCGGATCGCTCACAGCCGGGCACGGCCACGCCCAACTCATAACGCGATAGACTTTGTGGTCACCGCAAAGAAGGAAATTGGCAGACTCTGGGAGCAGGACGGAACAATCTACGGCCAAGTCTTTCCACCAACTCTTTCGGGTCTCCGTGCGTGCCGCCTTGTCCGCATCTATAGGCTGGTTGATCGAATTCTGGCGGGCAGTGAGCGATCTGAAGCGATTTACTATCGTCGCATGTTCTTCCGGCATGGTCGTTATTTTGTGATGGCGTTCCTCGCGCACCGCCTACCAGAGGTCGTACAGCGTCCGCAGGTCGCGATCTCGGCGGACGATGAGCGGACGATCTCGCAACAGACGAACGAACTTGCGGAATTGATTTACGCCCAGTCGGTGCCGCAGCAAACGTTCAAGGGTTACCTCTCGATCTTCCGCAATTTGACCGATTCTCAACCGCTCGCTGATGCCGTGCTCGATCGGCTGGCGGAGCAGGCCGCCGCCCTGGCGGCTGCGCCCGCCCGCCTTCCGCCAGACACGCCAGCGTAA
- a CDS encoding SNF2-related protein, producing MKGRVPDGMMTTDCQAKYFAFDLTRRYAPDSAERMAGAVAGAQVDLNPHQVDAALFAFASPLSKGALLADEVGLGKTIEAGLVISQRWAERKRRILIIAPSNLRKQWHQELSEKFFLPCAILESKSYNQAIKVGNFRPLDLDGTVVICSYQFARSKAADVHATPWDLVVIDEAHRLRNVYKPSNVIANTLKQALAQKQKLLLTATPLQNSLLELFGLVSFIDEYTFGDLKSFREQFANAAPDRVFNLLRERLKPICHRTLRRQVTTYVPYTRRYPIVEEFTPEDGEDKLYDLVSEYLRRDNLQALPASQRSLMTLVLRKLLASSTFAIAGALTSISRRLQSKLDDDAALGSAEEDLAEDYEALDETEDEWTDDDKLEPLTAADRKAIEAEIADLTGFAKLATSIDQNGKGKALLKALGVAFAKAEELGAAKKAIIFTESRRTQAYLLRVLADSPYAEGIVLFNGANTDERSKEIYATWFAQHQGSDRVSGSRTADMRSALVDYFRDKGRIMIATEAGAEGINLQFCSLVVNYDLPWNPQRIEQRIGRCHRYGQKHDVVVVNFLNRKNEADKRVYQLLSEKFKLFEGVFGASDEVLGAIESGVDFEKRIGTIYQKCRQTDEIKSAFDQLQLELSLEVNEAMSQTRQKLLENFDDEVREKLKIRDDDAKVYLDRFEHLLMRLTQHELGSDAEFRNISTFELRSCPSWTSACDIPLGLYELPRRSGEAHLYRLSHPLGEAVVERAKARQLTPVQVTFDYTNHVGRISALEPLRGRSGWLSVSALTVEALDTPEDHILLAGVGDDGVSLSRDEAMRLLTLPADDGAPVETPAPLADVLSARLGVEAGQIQRVVSERNARFFGEEADKLDGWADDLKVGLEREIKEIDRQIKEARRAATAALTLEEKLAGQKQIKSLEALRNAKRRNLFEAQDEIDRQRTALIAQIEAKLEQKTDITSLFTIRWSLV from the coding sequence ATGAAGGGACGTGTTCCCGACGGGATGATGACGACGGACTGCCAGGCGAAGTATTTCGCCTTTGACCTCACGCGGAGATATGCGCCGGACAGCGCCGAGCGCATGGCCGGCGCGGTTGCCGGCGCACAGGTCGATCTCAATCCACATCAGGTTGATGCCGCGCTGTTCGCCTTTGCCTCCCCGCTGTCCAAAGGAGCGCTGCTCGCCGATGAGGTCGGGCTGGGAAAGACGATCGAGGCCGGCCTTGTCATCTCTCAGCGTTGGGCGGAGCGAAAACGCCGGATTCTGATTATCGCGCCGTCCAACCTGCGGAAGCAGTGGCACCAAGAACTGAGTGAGAAGTTCTTCCTTCCCTGCGCGATCCTGGAATCGAAGTCGTACAATCAGGCCATCAAGGTCGGTAACTTCCGGCCGCTGGACCTCGACGGAACGGTGGTGATCTGTTCCTACCAGTTCGCGCGGAGCAAGGCGGCGGACGTTCACGCCACGCCGTGGGATCTCGTCGTCATCGATGAGGCCCACCGGCTTCGCAATGTCTACAAGCCGTCGAATGTCATCGCGAACACCCTCAAGCAGGCGCTCGCGCAGAAGCAGAAGCTGCTTCTGACTGCGACGCCTCTGCAAAACTCGCTTTTGGAGCTTTTCGGCCTCGTCAGCTTCATCGACGAATATACGTTCGGTGATCTCAAAAGCTTCCGCGAGCAATTTGCGAACGCCGCGCCCGATCGTGTGTTCAATCTTCTACGGGAGCGCCTGAAGCCAATCTGCCATCGGACTCTGCGGCGGCAGGTCACCACCTACGTCCCGTATACGCGCCGGTATCCCATCGTCGAGGAATTTACCCCCGAGGACGGTGAGGACAAGCTTTACGATCTCGTGTCGGAATACCTCCGACGGGACAATCTGCAGGCGCTCCCTGCCAGCCAGCGGTCGCTCATGACGCTGGTCCTGCGCAAGCTGCTGGCGTCCTCCACATTCGCGATCGCGGGCGCGTTGACATCGATTTCGCGCCGCTTGCAATCGAAGCTCGATGATGACGCGGCACTCGGCTCCGCCGAAGAGGATTTGGCTGAAGACTACGAGGCGCTCGATGAGACGGAAGATGAATGGACCGACGATGACAAGCTCGAACCTCTAACGGCCGCTGACCGCAAAGCGATCGAGGCGGAGATCGCTGATCTGACAGGGTTTGCCAAGCTTGCCACCTCGATTGATCAGAACGGCAAGGGCAAGGCCCTGCTGAAAGCGCTCGGTGTCGCCTTTGCCAAGGCGGAAGAGCTCGGAGCCGCCAAGAAGGCGATCATTTTCACGGAATCCCGCCGTACACAGGCGTATCTCCTGCGCGTGTTGGCCGACAGCCCCTACGCCGAGGGCATTGTCCTGTTCAACGGCGCCAACACTGACGAGCGTTCGAAAGAAATCTACGCCACCTGGTTCGCCCAACATCAGGGCTCGGATCGTGTCTCCGGCTCTCGCACCGCCGATATGCGATCAGCGCTGGTGGACTACTTCCGTGACAAGGGTCGCATCATGATCGCGACCGAGGCCGGGGCCGAGGGCATTAATCTCCAATTTTGTTCACTGGTCGTGAATTACGACCTGCCCTGGAATCCCCAGCGCATCGAACAACGGATCGGTCGCTGCCACCGCTATGGCCAGAAGCACGATGTCGTCGTCGTCAACTTCCTCAACCGCAAGAACGAAGCGGATAAGCGCGTTTATCAGCTGCTCTCAGAGAAATTCAAACTCTTCGAAGGCGTGTTCGGCGCGAGCGACGAGGTTCTCGGCGCGATTGAGTCGGGTGTCGACTTCGAAAAGCGTATCGGGACCATCTACCAGAAATGCCGCCAGACGGACGAGATCAAATCGGCATTCGACCAGCTGCAACTCGAACTGAGCCTCGAGGTTAACGAGGCGATGAGCCAGACTCGGCAAAAGCTGCTCGAGAATTTTGATGACGAGGTTCGCGAGAAGCTGAAGATCCGCGATGACGACGCGAAGGTCTATCTTGACCGCTTCGAGCATCTGCTGATGCGGCTGACGCAGCATGAACTGGGTTCGGATGCGGAATTTCGGAATATCTCCACGTTCGAATTGCGGTCTTGCCCGTCATGGACAAGCGCATGCGATATCCCGCTCGGTCTCTATGAATTACCCAGGCGCTCGGGCGAGGCGCATCTCTATCGGCTGAGCCACCCCCTTGGTGAAGCCGTTGTTGAGCGGGCAAAGGCAAGACAGCTCACCCCGGTGCAAGTCACCTTCGACTACACCAACCATGTGGGGCGGATCAGCGCCCTTGAGCCTCTTCGCGGCCGGAGTGGATGGCTCAGCGTCTCAGCACTGACCGTCGAGGCGCTTGACACGCCAGAAGACCACATCCTTCTGGCCGGCGTCGGGGATGACGGCGTGTCCTTGAGCCGTGATGAGGCGATGCGCCTCCTGACGCTACCGGCGGATGATGGTGCCCCGGTCGAAACCCCTGCGCCATTGGCCGACGTCCTCAGCGCCCGGCTGGGCGTTGAGGCCGGCCAAATTCAGCGTGTCGTATCAGAACGCAATGCGCGGTTCTTTGGCGAAGAAGCGGACAAGCTGGATGGCTGGGCGGATGACCTGAAGGTCGGCCTGGAACGGGAGATAAAGGAAATTGATCGTCAGATTAAGGAGGCGCGACGTGCCGCGACCGCGGCGTTGACGCTGGAAGAAAAGCTTGCCGGCCAAAAGCAGATCAAATCGCTGGAGGCGCTTCGCAACGCCAAACGCCGAAACCTTTTCGAGGCGCAGGACGAAATTGACAGGCAGCGCACTGCGCTCATCGCGCAAATCGAAGCGAAGCTGGAGCAGAAGACCGATATAACCTCGCTATTCACGATTCGCTGGTCGTTGGTCTGA
- a CDS encoding recombinase family protein — MSRTFIYARVSTFGQTAANLVAETKTAGFAIQPSRVVTDTISGSVAAMQRPAFRRLVD, encoded by the coding sequence ATGTCCCGTACCTTCATCTACGCCCGCGTATCGACCTTTGGTCAGACTGCCGCGAACCTGGTTGCCGAAACCAAGACGGCCGGGTTTGCCATCCAGCCCTCGCGTGTCGTGACCGACACGATCTCGGGTAGTGTAGCCGCGATGCAGCGACCAGCCTTCCGCCGCCTCGTCGATTGA
- a CDS encoding recombinase family protein: MDVRTTVDALDAISVRVHCLALSGVDLTSSAGRMTMQVIAAVAEFERDLMVERTQAGLSRARRTGKKLGRPASLSEDQKCQVVARLDAGSSVSALAREYETSRQTNHSCTVSTGPLNQVTRDVVS; encoded by the coding sequence ATGGATGTTCGCACCACGGTCGACGCCCTTGACGCGATCAGCGTGCGGGTTCACTGCCTCGCCTTGAGCGGTGTCGACCTGACCAGTTCGGCGGGGCGAATGACGATGCAGGTCATCGCGGCCGTCGCCGAATTCGAGCGTGACCTTATGGTTGAGCGCACCCAGGCCGGGTTGAGCCGGGCGCGTAGGACCGGCAAGAAACTTGGCCGACCTGCGAGCCTGAGTGAAGATCAGAAATGCCAGGTTGTCGCCCGGCTCGATGCCGGTAGTTCCGTGTCCGCGCTCGCCCGTGAGTATGAAACCAGCCGTCAAACCAATCATTCGTGCACGGTTTCGACAGGGCCACTCAATCAAGTGACGCGCGATGTCGTGTCCTAA